In Citrus sinensis cultivar Valencia sweet orange chromosome 4, DVS_A1.0, whole genome shotgun sequence, one DNA window encodes the following:
- the LOC102626321 gene encoding protein ASPARTIC PROTEASE IN GUARD CELL 1 yields the protein MWLLFHVLSAALLLASSPFGDSRTTPHASISVTTTTLDVSASIQNTLKPFSFDPRTTPQSLISSSSSSLALQLHSRTSVQRTSHNDYKSLTLARLERDSARVRSLSARLDLAIRGIATSDLKPLDSGSEFEAEEIQSPIVSGSSQGSGEYFSRVGIGKPPSQVYMVLDTGSDVNWLQCAPCADCYQQADPIFEPTSSSSYSPLTCNTKQCQSLDESECRNNTCLYEVSYGDGSYTVGDFVTETVTLGSASVDNIAIGCGHNNEGLFVGAAGLLGLGGGLLSFPSQINASTFSYCLVDRDSDSTSTLEFDSSLPPNAVTAPLLRNHELDTFYYLGLTGISVGGDLLPISETAFKIDESGNGGIIVDSGTAVTRLQTETYNALRDAFVRGTRALSPTDGVALFDTCYDFSSRSSVEVPTVSFHFPEGKVLPLPAKNFLIPVDSNGTFCFAFAPTSSSLSIIGNVQQQGTRVSFNLRNSLVGFTPNKC from the coding sequence ATGTGGCTCCTCTTTCACGTTCTTTCCGCTGCTCTCCTCCTCGCATCATCACCCTTTGGCGATTCTCGAACCACACCACACGCTTCTATCTCCGTAACAACCACCACTCTTGATGTCTCAGCTTCCATTCAAAACACTCTTAAACCCTTCTCATTTGATCCCAGAACGACACCGCAGAGCTTAATctcctcctcttcttcttcgcTTGCCTTGCAACTGCATTCGAGAACATCCGTCCAAAGAACTTCACATAACGACTACAAGTCACTCACCTTGGCCCGTCTCGAGCGTGACTCTGCCCGAGTCAGGTCTCTCTCCGCTCGTCTAGATCTGGCCATCAGAGGCATTGCAACCTCGGATCTTAAACCGCTCGACAGCGGGTCAGAATTCGAAGCTGAGGAGATACAAAGCCCCATTGTGTCGGGAAGCAGTCAGGGAAGCGGCGAGTACTTCTCCCGAGTTGGAATCGGCAAACCGCCGAGTCAAGTCTACATGGTGCTCGACACCGGAAGTGACGTCAACTGGCTGCAGTGCGCACCCTGCGCCGACTGCTACCAGCAAGCCGACCCCATCTTCGAGCCAACTTCCTCCTCTTCGTACTCGCCTCTCACGTGCAACACCAAGCAATGTCAGTCCCTCGATGAGTCCGAGTGCCGCAACAACACGTGCCTCTACGAGGTCTCGTACGGCGACGGCTCCTACACTGTCGGAGATTTCGTTACCGAGACCGTCACTCTCGGCTCGGCTTCCGTTGATAACATAGCCATCGGCTGCGGACACAATAACGAGGGGCTGTTTGTCGGAGCTGCCGGCTTGCTTGGACTCGGCGGCGGCTTGCTTTCGTTTCCCTCTCAGATTAATGCTTCCACTTTCTCTTACTGTCTCGTGGACCGTGACTCTGACTCGACCTCGACTCTTGAGTTTGACTCGTCGTTGCCCCCTAACGCTGTCACTGCTCCGTTACTCCGCAACCACGAACTTGACACTTTTTATTACCTCGGTTTAACGGGAATCAGTGTTGGCGGCGACTTACTCCCGATTTCCGAGACGGCTTTCAAGATAGACGAGTCAGGTAACGGAGGGATAATCGTTGATTCTGGAACGGCCGTTACGAGGCTGCAAACGGAGACGTATAACGCTTTGCGCGATGCATTCGTTAGGGGAACGCGAGCATTGTCGCCAACTGACGGCGTGGCGTTGTTTGACACGTGCTATGACTTCTCGTCGCGGAGTAGCGTTGAGGTCCCCACGGTGTCGTTTCATTTTCCCGAGGGAAAAGTTTTACCGTTACCGGcgaagaattttttaataccGGTTGACTCAAACGGGACGTTTTGTTTTGCGTTTGCGCCAACATCGTCGTCGCTGTCAATCATTGGAAACGTGCAGCAGCAGGGGACACGTGTCAGTTTCAATCTACGGAATTCTCTCGTTGGGTTCACGCCCAATAAATGTTAA